A segment of the Lolium perenne isolate Kyuss_39 chromosome 3, Kyuss_2.0, whole genome shotgun sequence genome:
GCATGTTGGAAATATGCCCTAGAAGCAATGATAATAAGGTTATTATCATATTTCAttattcatgataaatgtttatactcCATGGTAGAATTGTATTaagcggaaacattaatacatatgTAGTTTGTAAACAACACcatgtccctagtaagcctctactAGACTATTATGTTAGTTAATGATGGTTAAGGTTTTTTAACCATATACATGTGTTGTTAATTAAAACGGGATCATGTCATTAGAAAAATGACATGATGGACATGACCTAGCTAAGCGAAGCAATTAGATTGTATCAATGTTTAAATTTTTGTAGCTTTACAATGTCAAATATACCAATCCTCGGACGAGGAGATTATGCTACTCCAAAGTATCGGAAGAATACTTTGAGGGCATCAAACGTCGCTTCGTGATTGGATGATGATAAACGTATCTTAGAAAGTACTGGTTGGGTGGTATGTATCAAGAGTGTGATTTGTCCATCCACgtaacagatagatatactcaagGCCGGATCAGGTAACACACATTCTATATCGCTTGCAAGCAAGTGATTAATGCGTTAGCCACAAGTGAATGATGTGTTATAGTATGAGTAAAGAATACTTGCTAGGAACGAGATTGAAGTTGGTATGGTAATACCGACGACCGACTATCGGTAAAGTAAAATATCATGAGACAATGTGAACAAAATATGGGATTGTTTGAATCCGTAAAATCGTGGTTCAACCTATAAAGATCTTTCTGGAATGTGTGGGAATCATAATATCCATCCAGGTCCTGTTATTGAGTATTGATTGTAGAAGTGGTGTCGAACACATATTACCGAACTCGTAGGGTCACTGAAGAGGTGTCTCCTCGGCAATGCCAACCATGATGGGCTTAGGGTTAGCAGAATCCTGTAGATTAGCACGAGATATCGGATACCAGACAAGAAAAGATCAAGATTTACCCATGTTCGGAGCTCTCGATGAGGTAATAACCTTACGTCTTGCCTATCTAATTTTGATTACAGGTGAAATCGATTATAATGGAGCAACCGAAGGACTGTGTGGTGGTGTTCTCACCGAGAGTAAGGATTGTAGGGTTTAATATATGCGTGGTTGTATAACATCGTGAGAGAGAACCTCCGGCAGGCTCTCTCCCCATAAGATTGCATGGCAACATCTCAGATTTCCAATCAATTCAGATTTATAGATccaacgttttttttttttttttgaggggatCCAGCGGTTTTTATATGGTGTGCTATTGGAAAGATAGAAGATTTGACTTCTGCTTCTGGGCTAGGCCCATCTCCGTGACCTTTGACTCAAGCCAGACACTAGATTAAAAACAAAATCTTCTCGCATCGACTTTGCCCTCCGTGCCGGTCGCCGCCTCCCACCGCTTGCCGCCGAACCCCCTCCGCGCAGGCATCCTCCCCCAGCCGGTCGCCTTCTCCCACGGCTCGCCGCCGAGCCCCCTCCTGGCGCTCCCCCTGATGGTCGCCGTCTCCCCAGTGCCTCGCGGCCGCCTCAGCGTCATCGGCCTTCCTCTCCGGCCACCGTCTCGGAGCCTCCTCGCCGCGCGCCTCCCTCGCTCCAGCGCCTCCTACATATCGTTCTCTCCCGACGACTACTCCATGTTCGCCTGCCCCGAGCGCCTCCCCGCCTTCCACAAGACCGCCCTCGCCCTCCACGCTGAGTCTGCAAAATCGTCATTCACGCATCTTCAGTCACCAGCGAGGGAAGTGCTAATTTTCTTGACCATCAGGAGACTTGCTGTTTTCTTACTATCAAAGCTCAGAAGTATATCATACTCTCATGAACCGTTTTTTCTATGTTAATATGCTCATCCAGTTACATTGTCTATGAACTGCATGTCTGTATCAATTAACTGAATGGGTGCTATAATTTTTTTTTTTAAGAGTACGTTCTGTAATGACACCCACACAGTTATCCTGACTATAACCCTGATAATGACACATGTGATTTGTAATTTCTTATCCTCATGAGGACTCTATAAAATACTAGTAGCATGTAGCTTCTCCTTAATCGAGTGAAGAAAACTTTGGCGGATCGAAAAcgcttcgtcctcgtcctcgggtCGCTCCCCCGCGGGCGACTCCAGGACGCCATCCCTAGCACTCCTCCCCCGTCCTTCCCCGTcctcccccaccgccgccgccggcggaagccgccgggcaaagcccgggcggtgccggcggcggtggcCCTTTCTTACCCGGCGCTTCCTCTCCAGGCGGGGCTGGCAGGCTGGCAGCGGTGCGCCCAGGTCGGCGGGGATCCAGCGGTGGCGCTCCCTCCCAGGCGGTGCGGCGGCGGGTGGCAACGAGGCGGCGGCAGGGCTCCTTGGCCGTGGGACGGCGCGATGGCTCGGGACTCCTCCTGcctggcccagatctgggcccttcGGGCCCCATCTGGGTCCGGGCGGGCTGGCTCCCTGCCCCGTGGTGCTCCTCTAGGCGGACGGAGAGAAGGCCGGAGCTCGGGGCGGCGCTGTCGGCGGCGCGTACACTGCAGCGCATAGACAGGAACTTCACGAGCCCGCTTTGTTGGTCACGGTGAGACGGCGGTGGGCCTGGTGTGTTCCGGTCGCCGCGTCCGGTCGGTGTCcgcaggtggcggtggaggtggtaCCTCCGGCGTGGCTGCTGGCGTGCTGTCTCCCGCTCCCGGCTGGCTCGTCCTGTTCGTGATGACCCCGCTTTGTTGGTCACGGTGAGACGGCGGTGGTGCTTGCAAGGCTGTGGTGGCGCATGGTGGTGGGTGGCGAGTGTGGTGGAGCACAATGGAGTGTCCAAGGCGAGGTTGCGagggtcgggagaaatccctgtCGGCTTTGCCGGCACCGACGCGGTGACGCCCGCGGGCGCCATTCTTCCTTCCTGGAGGGCGTTGGGTGAAGCCATGTTTCCTCGTCCTTGCgtgtaccgggggaaaccctaggactacTCCGGGCAGCAGTGGCGTCGTCGTCGCACGccttcttgaaggtgttgcttggtacACGGAACTTCAGAGCGCTAGGAGCGTGGTGGGAATTATCCGGCGGGCGCAGCAGTTGCGAGGCATCTCCGTTTTCGTTGATCCGTCCCTTTCGGCATtagtttctcttttctttcttttgtgttttctttTGGGCTTGCTTTGTGCTGTTTGCCCCAGCAATGGATCCTATGTTGTATCGGTGttgtgctatattaatatagcggggcgaaagcctatttcgagcttCTCCTTAATCTAATTAACAGCACTTCATTTACTAAGAATGTGCCATTTGTCAGCCAGGACGTCCACCAGACTACAGTGTCATGGCCGGCTGATTGACTGGCTCATACAGAGGTTTTATACCCCCAGCAGCAGTGAAGCGCCATTGGTACCTAAGCCATCATGAAGCACCTCAATCATGTAGGCCTCTTCCTGCTCTCTTTCACTTGCCTCCAACTATCAGCTGCTGCGCCGGCGAGAGCGGGCATCTCGCGTGAAGCTGAAGCACTTGTGAATTGGAAGGCTAGCTTGGTCAGTGCTGATGAGTCCCTTGGATCATGGTCGTTGGCCAACTCCACCAGCCTTTGCAGCTGGACGCACATCAGTTGCGACCCTGCTGAGCACATCACAGGGCTCGACCTTAGTGGCACAAGTCTGAATGGCACACTTGACAGGTTGGACTTCTCGGCCTTTCCCCAACTGCAGATTCTCGTCCTGTCCAGCAATAGTCTATATGGTACAATTCCAGCAGGTATCGGCAACCTGACTAGCTTGGTAGACTTGCACATCAGCGACAACCCGTATTTGAGGGGTGCCATTCCGCACAGCATTGGACAGTTGAAGCACCTTTCTAGACTGGTACTATCATTGGTGGGGCTCGATGGCAGACTACCTGAAGAGATTGGTAACTTGACGACCTTGGAGGAGCTATATCTCAACTCTGTTCCTCTGACCGGGCCAATTCCACTAACAATTGGGATGCTCGTGAAGCTCCGTGTGCTCAGCATGCAACAAAACAATCTGACAGGGAACATCCCACTTGAGATTGGAAACATGACAGAACTGTGTAAATTGTACTTTTCAGATAACTATTTAGAAGGGCAGCTACCAGGTACCATCTCCAATTTGATAAATCTCCAGGATCTGGACCTGTCAATAAATCAGCTCGGAGGCCACATCGTCACAAAGCTTGGGAATAGCAGCTCCCTGGATATGGTCGATATTTCACACAACAAATTTTCTGGACTGTTTCCGCCATCCATTTGCATGGGAAACGTGCTTCGTACTGTCTATGCGGAGTACAATAGATTTACAGGCATTCACCACCAGACATTCCAAAACTGCACAAGCCTGCAGACTGTTGTGTTCACGGCAAACAATATTGTTGCAGACATAAGGGATATTTTTGGCGAGCATCAAAGGCAGCTTCTGATGATTGCTTTTAGTCAAAATCAGTTGTATGGCACGCTTCTGACAGATGAGGGTGAGATATTCTTTTGCAACTATACTGGTTTGGAACTCATCGACCTATCAAACAATGTCTTACATGGAGGTCTCTCCAAGTGTTTCTGGGACATTCCATGGTTGGGATTCATGGATCTTTCCAACAACTCTTTCGACGGTGTAGTTCCGTTGTCGAGGTCATTTCCTTATGCTCTTGAATATCTAAGACTAGCCAATAACCATTTCGAAGGACCCTTTCCTTTGGCTCTTAAGAAATGCAAAAACCTGACCACTCTGGATCTTGGAGGCAACAGTTTCTCTGGTACAATACCATCTTGGATAAGCAAGGACTTACCTGGACTCCGATTTTTTCGGCTGTCATCGAACATGTTTGATGGTATCATACCCCGCCAGATATTACAATTTAGCAGACTTCAGTTATTGGACTTGTCAAAAAACAAGCTCACCGGAGCCATTCCAGATGATTTTCTGAATTTTACTGGCATGGCATATGAACAGAATGACGATTCTGGTTATCACAAATTTCCAGGAAAGATTCAAATCGTTTGGAAGAATGTAGATTATGTTTACACTACGAAGATAGCAGGCATGGTGGGTATCGACTTATCTGGCAATGTCCTGTCACAAGAGATCCCAGGTGGGCTCACAACCCTTCTTGTACTGAGGTATCTGAACTTATCAGGAAATCATCTGTCAGGTTGTATTCCGGAAGACATTGGCAATCTTGTACTGCTGGAATCCTTGGACCTTTCTCGGAACCAACTCTCAGGAGAAATTCCTCCAAGCTTTACAGGTTTGAAGTCCATGAGTGCTCTGAACCTCTCCAGCAACAAGTTATATGGGATGATACCTATGGGCAGTCAGCTACAGACGCTCGTTGACCCGTCAATATACATCAACAATCTAGGGCTTTGTGGTTTCCCGTTGGAGGACTGCGTAAACTCGTCGCCATCGAAGCAAAACGAAAGGAGCCAatctgaagatagagaagcaTTGTGGTTGTATTGCTTTGTGGCTGCTGGGTTCATCTTTGGGTTCTGGCTGTACTGGGGCATGTTGTCGTTTTACAGTGAGACCGGGAGATGCACATTCTACCAGTATGTGGACAATATGCAAGAGAATTTTACCAAGAAAGTACATAGCTGCATTTCATGGTTCCAGGCTAAGGCCTTGAACGAGGTGTGAGTCAGCTACAAGCAGAAGGTGTGAGTGTGTAATATTTCGCTTCCTTGCTTGTACAAGATCGCAATGAGGAAGTTCTGTATTCACTGGTGCTTTGACATGTACGAGTCCTGTTGAAGTTCTGTGTTGTTAGAAGGTGAGGAGAGAATCTCTGCTCTGTAATAAGGAATCTAAGTTTGCTTTGAATGGCTGTGTTCTTTGCCCTCGCCCAAAAGTTCGTTTTGTCACATGCAAGTACCAATCAAGCAAATTGGTTG
Coding sequences within it:
- the LOC139829732 gene encoding uncharacterized protein, giving the protein MKHLNHVGLFLLSFTCLQLSAAAPARAGISREAEALVNWKASLVSADESLGSWSLANSTSLCSWTHISCDPAEHITGLDLSGTSLNGTLDRLDFSAFPQLQILVLSSNSLYGTIPAGIGNLTSLVDLHISDNPYLRGAIPHSIGQLKHLSRLVLSLVGLDGRLPEEIGNLTTLEELYLNSVPLTGPIPLTIGMLVKLRVLSMQQNNLTGNIPLEIGNMTELCKLYFSDNYLEGQLPGTISNLINLQDLDLSINQLGGHIVTKLGNSSSLDMVDISHNKFSGLFPPSICMGNVLRTVYAEYNRFTGIHHQTFQNCTSLQTVVFTANNIVADIRDIFGEHQRQLLMIAFSQNQLYGTLLTDEGEIFFCNYTGLELIDLSNNVLHGGLSKCFWDIPWLGFMDLSNNSFDGVVPLSRSFPYALEYLRLANNHFEGPFPLALKKCKNLTTLDLGGNSFSGTIPSWISKDLPGLRFFRLSSNMFDGIIPRQILQFSRLQLLDLSKNKLTGAIPDDFLNFTGMAYEQNDDSGYHKFPGKIQIVWKNVDYVYTTKIAGMVGIDLSGNVLSQEIPGGLTTLLVLRYLNLSGNHLSGCIPEDIGNLVLLESLDLSRNQLSGEIPPSFTGLKSMSALNLSSNKLYGMIPMGSQLQTLVDPSIYINNLGLCGFPLEDCVNSSPSKQNERSQSEDREALWLYCFVAAGFIFGFWLYWGMLSFYSETGRCTFYQYVDNMQENFTKKVHSCISWFQAKALNEV